A single window of Kineococcus rhizosphaerae DNA harbors:
- the sucC gene encoding ADP-forming succinate--CoA ligase subunit beta codes for MDLFEYQARDLFAAHGVPVLDGRVATTPEEAQAAAEALGGGTVVVKAQVKVGGRGKAGGVKLAHSPAEAAERAGEILGMDIKGHTVHQVMVAEGAKIAEEFYFSVLLDRSNRTYLAMASVEGGMEIEQLAVERPEALARVPVDALTGIDAAKAAEIAEAAGFSDELKAQVTDVFQKLWTVFTAEDATLVEVNPLVRTESGEVVALDGKVTLDENAEFRHAGHADLADAAAADPLEAKAKALNLNYVKLDGQVGIIGNGAGLVMSTLDVVAYAGEKHGGTKPANFLDIGGGASAQVMANGLDVILNDPQVESVFVNVFGGITACDEVAKGIVSALGILGDEATKPLVVRLDGNNVEEGRRILAEANHPLVTVVDTMDGAADKAAELANVGN; via the coding sequence GTGGACCTCTTCGAGTACCAGGCGCGCGACCTGTTCGCCGCGCACGGCGTACCCGTGCTGGACGGCCGCGTCGCGACCACCCCCGAGGAGGCCCAGGCGGCCGCCGAGGCCCTGGGTGGCGGGACCGTCGTCGTCAAGGCGCAGGTCAAGGTGGGTGGCCGCGGCAAGGCCGGCGGCGTCAAGCTCGCCCACAGCCCCGCGGAGGCGGCCGAGAGGGCCGGCGAGATCCTGGGCATGGACATCAAGGGACACACCGTCCACCAGGTCATGGTCGCCGAGGGTGCGAAGATCGCCGAGGAGTTCTACTTCTCGGTCCTGCTCGACCGCTCCAACCGCACCTACCTGGCGATGGCCAGCGTCGAGGGCGGCATGGAGATCGAGCAGCTCGCCGTCGAGCGCCCCGAGGCCCTGGCCCGCGTCCCCGTCGACGCCCTCACCGGCATCGACGCCGCGAAGGCCGCCGAGATCGCCGAGGCCGCGGGCTTCTCCGACGAGCTGAAGGCCCAGGTCACCGACGTCTTCCAGAAGCTGTGGACCGTGTTCACCGCCGAGGACGCGACCCTCGTCGAGGTCAACCCGCTGGTGCGCACCGAGTCCGGTGAGGTCGTCGCCCTCGACGGCAAGGTCACCCTCGACGAGAACGCCGAGTTCCGCCACGCCGGGCACGCCGACCTCGCCGACGCCGCCGCGGCCGACCCGCTGGAGGCCAAGGCCAAGGCCCTGAACCTCAACTACGTCAAGCTCGACGGCCAGGTCGGCATCATCGGCAACGGCGCCGGGCTGGTCATGTCGACCCTCGACGTCGTCGCGTACGCCGGTGAGAAGCACGGCGGCACCAAGCCGGCGAACTTCCTCGACATCGGCGGCGGCGCGTCCGCGCAGGTCATGGCCAACGGCCTCGACGTCATCCTCAACGACCCGCAGGTCGAGAGCGTGTTCGTCAACGTCTTCGGCGGCATCACCGCCTGCGACGAGGTCGCCAAGGGCATCGTGTCCGCGCTGGGCATCCTGGGCGACGAGGCCACCAAGCCCCTCGTCGTCCGCCTCGACGGCAACAACGTCGAGGAGGGGCGCCGCATCCTCGCCGAGGCGAACCACCCGCTCGTCACGGTCGTGGACACCATGGACGGCGCGGCCGACAAGGCCGCCGAACTGGCGAACGTGGGGAACTGA
- the sucD gene encoding succinate--CoA ligase subunit alpha → MSIFINSDSKVLVQGMTGSEGRKHTQRMLASGTKVVGGVTPGKGGQSVDFTGADGQPVAVPVFSSVGEAREATGADVSVIFVPAKFTKGAVVEAIEAETPLVVVITEGVPVHDSAEFYALAAKSGTTQLIGPNCPGLISPGQSNVGIIPADITKSGRIGLVSKSGTLTYQMMYELRDIGFSSAVGIGGDPVIGTTHIDALQAFQDDPDTDVIVMIGEIGGDAEERAAKFIEANVTKPVVGYVAGFTAPEGKTMGHAGAIVSGSAGTAQAKKDALEAAGVKVGKTPSETAKLAREIFQAL, encoded by the coding sequence ATGTCGATCTTCATCAACTCCGACTCCAAGGTCCTCGTCCAGGGCATGACGGGTTCCGAGGGCCGCAAGCACACCCAGCGCATGCTGGCCTCGGGCACGAAGGTCGTCGGCGGCGTCACGCCCGGCAAGGGCGGGCAGTCGGTCGACTTCACCGGCGCCGACGGCCAGCCCGTCGCCGTCCCGGTGTTCTCCTCCGTCGGTGAGGCCCGCGAGGCCACCGGCGCCGACGTCTCCGTGATCTTCGTCCCGGCGAAGTTCACCAAGGGCGCGGTCGTGGAGGCCATCGAGGCCGAGACCCCGCTCGTCGTCGTCATCACCGAGGGCGTCCCGGTCCACGACTCGGCCGAGTTCTACGCCCTCGCCGCGAAGTCGGGCACCACGCAGCTCATCGGCCCGAACTGCCCCGGCCTCATCAGCCCCGGTCAGTCCAACGTCGGGATCATCCCGGCCGACATCACGAAGTCCGGCCGCATCGGCCTGGTCTCGAAGTCGGGGACGCTGACCTACCAGATGATGTACGAGCTGCGGGACATCGGCTTCTCCTCGGCCGTCGGCATCGGCGGGGACCCGGTCATCGGGACCACGCACATCGACGCCCTGCAGGCGTTCCAGGACGACCCCGACACCGACGTCATCGTCATGATCGGTGAGATCGGCGGCGACGCCGAGGAACGCGCCGCGAAGTTCATCGAGGCCAACGTGACCAAGCCCGTCGTCGGCTACGTCGCCGGGTTCACCGCCCCCGAGGGCAAGACCATGGGCCACGCCGGCGCCATCGTCTCCGGCTCCGCGGGCACCGCGCAGGCCAAGAAGGACGCCCTCGAAGCGGCCGGGGTCAAGGTCGGCAAGACGCCGTCGGAGACCGCGAAGCTGGCCCGGGAGATCTTCCAGGCCCTCTGA